A DNA window from Shewanella baltica contains the following coding sequences:
- a CDS encoding AcvB/VirJ family lysyl-phosphatidylglycerol hydrolase has product MNKSFVKILSLMMMFCCSFSVLADDFADSLGLTLMPVANSANDKASAKKPPLVIFMSGDGGWANLDQGVSQLLQQQGWPVVGWSSLKYYWKQKDPKNVTQDTMAIIDKYEAEFGTQKVVLVGYSFGAEIIPFVLNDLPLKYRHKILGGVLLSPSQTSDFEVHVSEIVTSSNESASYLTLPEVNKQTTVPMLCLYGKDDDAPKHLCPVVKQPNVTVMELDGGHSFDDDYDKVVTIIKHWLKS; this is encoded by the coding sequence ATGAATAAATCCTTTGTGAAAATACTAAGCCTTATGATGATGTTTTGCTGTAGCTTTAGTGTCTTAGCCGATGACTTTGCAGACTCACTCGGCCTGACACTTATGCCGGTCGCTAATAGCGCAAATGACAAAGCGAGTGCGAAAAAGCCGCCCTTAGTCATCTTTATGAGTGGCGATGGTGGCTGGGCTAATTTAGATCAAGGTGTGAGCCAGTTATTGCAACAGCAGGGCTGGCCAGTGGTGGGGTGGAGTTCGCTAAAATACTACTGGAAACAAAAAGATCCCAAGAATGTGACTCAAGATACTATGGCCATTATCGATAAGTACGAGGCCGAATTTGGCACACAAAAGGTGGTATTGGTTGGCTATTCTTTTGGCGCCGAAATCATTCCTTTTGTGCTAAATGATCTGCCACTCAAGTATCGACATAAGATCCTCGGCGGGGTGTTATTGTCACCTTCGCAGACGTCGGATTTTGAAGTGCATGTGAGTGAAATCGTCACGTCTAGCAATGAGTCCGCAAGTTATCTTACGTTGCCCGAGGTGAATAAGCAGACGACAGTGCCTATGCTGTGCTTATATGGCAAAGACGATGATGCCCCTAAGCATTTGTGCCCAGTAGTAAAACAGCCGAATGTGACTGTGATGGAGTTAGACGGTGGCCATAGCTTTGATGATGATTACGATAAAGTGGTGACTATCATAAAGCATTGGTTGAAAAGCTAA
- a CDS encoding YciK family oxidoreductase, whose amino-acid sequence MLEYQAAKDLLKGKTILVTGAGAGIGRTAAIEFAKHGATVILLGKTVKKLEAVYDVIEQAGYPKPAIVPLDLKGATEQNYRDMADTIAEQFDHLDGLLHNASLLGALGPFEHIDIPSLEDVLKVNVTAQVMLTKALLPVMRQAPSASIIFTSSSVGRQGRAYWGPYAFSKFATEGMMQVLAHECDGTSVRVNSINPGATRTEMRAKAYPAENPLDLKTAEEIMPTYLYLMGQDASAVNGQQFNAQ is encoded by the coding sequence ATGTTGGAATATCAAGCAGCAAAAGATTTACTCAAAGGCAAAACAATTTTAGTGACAGGCGCTGGCGCAGGCATAGGTCGCACCGCTGCCATTGAGTTTGCAAAGCACGGCGCCACTGTGATTTTACTCGGTAAAACAGTGAAAAAACTAGAAGCGGTTTACGATGTCATCGAACAAGCCGGTTATCCAAAACCTGCCATAGTGCCATTAGATCTTAAGGGCGCGACGGAGCAAAATTATCGCGATATGGCCGATACCATAGCCGAGCAATTCGATCATTTAGACGGCTTATTACATAACGCGAGCCTGCTCGGTGCCCTAGGCCCGTTTGAACACATAGATATTCCATCACTCGAAGACGTACTCAAAGTGAACGTCACGGCCCAAGTTATGCTAACTAAAGCATTACTACCTGTGATGCGCCAAGCGCCCAGTGCATCGATTATCTTCACGTCGAGCAGTGTGGGTCGTCAAGGCCGCGCCTACTGGGGACCTTATGCCTTCTCTAAGTTTGCCACCGAAGGCATGATGCAAGTCCTCGCCCATGAGTGCGATGGCACCTCGGTTCGGGTCAACAGTATCAATCCAGGTGCAACCCGCACTGAGATGCGCGCTAAAGCCTACCCAGCTGAGAATCCATTGGATCTCAAAACCGCAGAAGAGATCATGCCGACCTATTTATATTTGATGGGTCAAGATGCTAGCGCAGTGAACGGTCAGCAGTTCAACGCTCAGTAA
- a CDS encoding exo-alpha-sialidase, with amino-acid sequence MKLISVRRIWEQAAHNAFTDLIAFQEALFCVFREGTAHVSPDGALRILRSVDGGETWQSVALIRSDEADLRDGKLIEYQGELLLLGGGTLHNKSGLQSHFWRSADGRSWSDALKVADKGYWLWRLTEHQNTLYGVGYRPGPDGDTRLYKSDDGVQFKTWLKVFNNQGYVNETAIVFDQDSGFCLLRRDPVWGPEFVGLLGQSRAPFIDWQWQELDKRIGGPVMLMYQSRLLAVVRLYDEQVRTALVEIHSDTGVVQELLTLPSKGDTSYAGVVIDGNELWVSYYSSHELADSQLDTQNSLDESSRAAKAKTMIYFAKILLS; translated from the coding sequence ATGAAGCTAATTTCAGTGCGACGGATTTGGGAGCAAGCTGCCCATAATGCGTTTACCGATTTAATCGCGTTTCAGGAAGCACTTTTTTGTGTTTTCCGTGAAGGGACTGCCCATGTGTCACCCGATGGCGCTTTGCGTATTCTACGTTCAGTGGATGGCGGCGAGACGTGGCAAAGCGTGGCGCTTATTCGTTCGGATGAAGCTGATTTACGCGACGGTAAACTAATTGAATATCAAGGGGAATTGCTTTTACTCGGTGGCGGGACCTTACATAATAAGTCGGGTCTTCAATCACATTTTTGGCGCTCAGCCGATGGGCGATCGTGGTCAGATGCGCTAAAGGTAGCAGATAAGGGCTATTGGTTATGGCGCTTAACCGAACATCAAAATACGCTCTATGGTGTGGGCTATCGCCCAGGACCTGATGGTGACACTCGGTTGTATAAGAGTGATGATGGCGTGCAGTTCAAGACTTGGCTAAAGGTGTTTAATAATCAAGGTTATGTCAACGAAACAGCCATTGTTTTTGATCAAGACAGCGGCTTTTGTCTCTTGAGGCGCGATCCCGTTTGGGGCCCTGAATTTGTTGGTTTACTCGGTCAAAGTCGCGCGCCATTCATCGATTGGCAATGGCAAGAACTCGATAAGCGCATTGGTGGGCCAGTGATGTTGATGTATCAATCCCGCCTGTTGGCAGTGGTGCGCTTATACGATGAACAAGTTCGAACGGCTTTAGTTGAAATTCATTCAGATACTGGCGTAGTTCAAGAATTACTGACACTGCCATCGAAGGGCGATACCAGTTATGCTGGCGTTGTGATTGACGGAAATGAGTTGTGGGTAAGTTATTACTCAAGCCATGAGTTAGCTGACTCACAGCTGGATACGCAAAATTCGCTTGATGAATCAAGCAGAGCCGCTAAAGCTAAAACAATGATTTATTTTGCAAAAATTCTGTTGAGTTAA
- a CDS encoding VolA/Pla-1 family phospholipase, translated as MKRLILGVAIASALGLTGCGEDSYNELKDKTEPLVPESHMVFDPANSKVPLPNDLLFSGTKDGTLSIPGESSGNYVDPQIALGALDGWSTTSPISIDIDLAKKHDGTPLTLMAASVAQPGAVRMFEATVGGPLSSDADCTAKPSVSACKVGAELQFGVDFVSTASGNKVVIVPLKPLKAGQSYIYATTNLIQDSEGRGIAPSTTYGLLKLDITTLPLETPDQLMLQTLVNSYEKGIAAAHNVDPSTISYSGLFTTQSVANVYETTKLLMAKGAPYAPSFAQMPTPAGYTVAQAAGLTPAAGAAYVVSSLADVYTAKIKLPIYGDCSSVSCLSAEGKPLINGHWKAQGDSPVSVLLALQAGTLSQNNFGMQAVANGIANPADALANPSLMAGKTWLLDDGTAVDKTKHLTKFNPIPAIKGYETVPVLISMPNAARLADFYQQQGIPFTPPTAGWPTTIALHGLGGGKEMSLAYAGSYAAMGVATIAIDMPLHGARSFDANGDGVYEVSATDPSFGAVVGTPDAFKNGNPLVFVNISSTLSVRDNFRQATMDHLGVRLALTGLAQGLAQAGQPQVFDVSKISAQGLSLGAIVGTDFATYASTGMKNPATGDALPNAYGIKAVSLAAPAGGLAGSFAGSATFGPVLFSNIKASATFQALVDKANTAGYEVGSPEYAALVQAVYAQFIPTFAFAVQTAVDSADPINHAATLKATGLPVHLIEIAGDGNGNLPDQVLPNRVDNFPLSGTEPLISAIGLPCVDSTSKGHGVVRFSKGHHSSIVSPGETDATDGMAAAATVEMQTQVATYAATAGKGDATILVTNSDVIATCPN; from the coding sequence ATGAAAAGACTCATTTTGGGTGTTGCGATTGCATCTGCACTGGGCCTCACAGGATGTGGTGAGGACAGTTATAACGAACTCAAGGATAAGACAGAACCGCTCGTCCCTGAATCGCACATGGTGTTCGACCCTGCTAATTCAAAAGTACCATTACCGAATGATTTGCTATTCAGTGGTACCAAGGATGGCACATTATCGATTCCGGGTGAAAGCTCTGGCAATTATGTTGATCCACAAATAGCACTTGGGGCGTTAGATGGCTGGTCGACAACATCACCGATTTCTATTGATATCGATTTAGCGAAAAAACACGACGGCACACCGCTGACCTTAATGGCGGCATCGGTTGCACAACCTGGCGCAGTAAGAATGTTTGAGGCCACTGTGGGTGGTCCATTGTCTTCTGATGCTGATTGTACTGCTAAACCGTCAGTTTCAGCGTGTAAAGTCGGAGCAGAACTTCAGTTTGGCGTTGACTTTGTATCCACCGCATCAGGCAATAAAGTGGTGATCGTGCCGCTTAAGCCACTCAAAGCTGGACAGTCGTATATTTATGCGACGACTAATCTTATTCAAGATTCTGAAGGTCGTGGTATTGCGCCTTCAACTACTTATGGTTTGTTGAAGCTGGACATCACTACATTACCTTTAGAAACACCCGATCAATTGATGCTGCAAACCTTAGTGAACAGCTATGAAAAAGGCATTGCTGCGGCCCATAATGTCGATCCTTCGACCATAAGTTACTCTGGGCTGTTTACGACTCAGTCTGTCGCTAACGTCTATGAAACGACTAAGCTACTGATGGCAAAGGGCGCGCCTTATGCCCCCAGCTTTGCTCAGATGCCAACGCCTGCCGGTTATACCGTTGCACAAGCTGCGGGCTTAACACCGGCTGCTGGAGCTGCCTACGTGGTATCAAGTTTAGCCGATGTGTATACCGCCAAAATTAAACTGCCGATTTACGGTGACTGCTCTTCGGTCAGTTGTTTATCAGCAGAAGGAAAACCATTAATTAATGGTCATTGGAAAGCACAAGGCGATAGCCCAGTCTCGGTACTATTAGCTTTGCAAGCGGGCACACTCAGCCAAAATAATTTTGGTATGCAAGCCGTGGCCAATGGTATTGCGAACCCTGCCGATGCGTTAGCCAATCCGTCTCTAATGGCGGGTAAAACTTGGTTGTTAGACGATGGTACAGCGGTAGATAAAACTAAGCATTTGACTAAGTTCAACCCAATTCCAGCGATTAAAGGATATGAAACCGTACCTGTACTGATTTCTATGCCTAATGCGGCAAGATTAGCGGACTTTTATCAGCAACAAGGTATTCCCTTTACTCCGCCGACAGCGGGTTGGCCAACCACAATCGCACTGCACGGTTTAGGTGGCGGCAAAGAAATGTCACTGGCCTATGCGGGCTCTTACGCAGCCATGGGCGTTGCAACTATTGCTATCGATATGCCACTGCATGGGGCGCGTTCATTCGATGCTAACGGCGATGGGGTTTATGAAGTCTCTGCGACCGATCCTTCTTTTGGGGCTGTAGTCGGTACACCAGACGCATTTAAAAATGGTAATCCGTTGGTATTCGTGAATATCTCTAGCACTCTGTCGGTGCGTGATAATTTCCGTCAAGCGACGATGGACCATTTAGGTGTTCGTCTTGCTCTAACAGGATTAGCACAGGGCTTAGCACAAGCAGGTCAGCCACAAGTATTTGATGTATCTAAAATCAGTGCTCAAGGTCTGAGTTTAGGCGCCATTGTCGGCACCGATTTTGCTACCTATGCCAGCACTGGCATGAAGAACCCAGCAACGGGTGATGCCTTGCCAAATGCATATGGCATCAAGGCCGTATCCTTAGCCGCGCCAGCGGGGGGATTAGCAGGATCATTTGCGGGTTCAGCAACCTTTGGTCCAGTGCTGTTTAGCAATATCAAGGCATCTGCGACTTTCCAAGCGCTGGTCGATAAGGCTAATACAGCAGGGTATGAGGTGGGGAGTCCTGAATATGCTGCACTGGTGCAGGCAGTATATGCCCAGTTTATTCCAACGTTTGCCTTTGCGGTTCAAACGGCTGTGGATTCTGCTGATCCAATTAACCATGCCGCTACGTTAAAAGCGACGGGTCTACCTGTTCATTTAATTGAAATAGCCGGTGATGGCAACGGTAACTTACCTGATCAAGTGTTACCGAACCGTGTAGATAACTTCCCGTTATCGGGCACTGAGCCGCTGATCTCTGCTATTGGCCTACCATGTGTCGATAGTACCAGTAAAGGTCATGGCGTAGTGCGTTTCTCTAAAGGTCACCATAGTTCGATTGTGAGCCCAGGTGAAACGGACGCTACAGATGGTATGGCTGCCGCTGCTACCGTTGAAATGCAGACTCAAGTAGCAACCTATGCTGCGACTGCAGGTAAAGGCGATGCGACGATTTTAGTGACAAACAGTGATGTCATTGCGACTTGTCCTAACTAA
- the rluB gene encoding 23S rRNA pseudouridine(2605) synthase RluB → MSEKLQKVLARAGHGSRREMEAWIAAGRVSIDGEIASLGDRIEADAKVRIDGRAISLKSAEDVICRVLAYHKPEGEICSRKDPEGRPTVFDRLPKVRDSRWVAVGRLDINTSGLLLFTSDGELANRLMHPSNEVDREYAVRTFGEIPEATVQRLRTGVMLEDGPAQFDSIKPAGGEGMNQWWHVCLREGRNREVRRLWESQEVQVSRLIRIRYGMVELPKSLPRGGWVELPMEQVNYLRKLAGLEPETRTMLAADKHSVARAQVKSAKIRRAVRKHKVTGSGKPKPSRQRS, encoded by the coding sequence ATGAGTGAAAAATTGCAGAAAGTCTTGGCCCGTGCAGGCCATGGCTCCCGTCGTGAGATGGAGGCATGGATTGCTGCAGGCCGAGTTAGTATTGATGGTGAAATTGCTAGCCTTGGGGATCGGATTGAAGCCGATGCCAAAGTGCGTATCGATGGCAGAGCCATTTCGTTAAAGTCTGCCGAAGACGTGATCTGTCGAGTATTGGCATACCATAAACCCGAAGGCGAAATTTGTAGTCGTAAAGATCCTGAAGGCCGTCCAACGGTATTCGATCGCTTACCTAAAGTGCGTGATTCACGCTGGGTTGCGGTAGGTCGTTTAGACATCAACACCTCAGGTTTATTACTGTTTACCTCAGATGGTGAATTAGCGAACCGTCTAATGCATCCATCGAACGAAGTCGACCGCGAATACGCAGTGCGTACCTTCGGTGAAATCCCTGAAGCGACAGTGCAACGTTTGCGTACCGGCGTGATGTTAGAAGACGGCCCTGCGCAGTTTGATAGCATCAAACCAGCGGGCGGCGAAGGCATGAACCAGTGGTGGCATGTGTGTTTACGCGAAGGTCGTAACCGCGAAGTGCGCCGTCTGTGGGAATCCCAAGAAGTGCAAGTGAGCCGTTTGATCCGTATCCGTTACGGTATGGTTGAATTGCCAAAATCACTGCCACGGGGTGGCTGGGTTGAATTGCCAATGGAGCAAGTTAACTACTTGCGTAAATTGGCAGGTTTAGAACCAGAAACCCGCACTATGCTTGCTGCCGATAAACACAGCGTAGCCCGTGCTCAGGTGAAGAGTGCAAAAATTCGCCGCGCCGTACGTAAGCATAAAGTAACCGGTTCGGGAAAACCTAAGCCATCGCGTCAGCGCAGCTAA
- the mprF gene encoding bifunctional lysylphosphatidylglycerol flippase/synthetase MprF, with protein sequence MGRRVRVFISLIIFTVSLLLLYNLEQEYQLSDIIKEVKGFSFVELLCAALLTVESYSLLTLYDFIAVRNIDKEIPYRKIVPISFLGFTFSNTIGFSLLTGTSIRYKFYSELGLSGNKITQIVISCSVTFFLGLFFICGIALVCFPSEQLSALPLPTWLFSLTTVLGIGMLLSVLGYLLMSVLRKKPFNFRGFEITPPLLSVSLRQLLVSSLDWIVVGTLFYSLLPAVENLGYIQVLSIFFVANALGVLAHVPGGIGVFESVVTVALSQYLPVEQILGAIIIYRIIYYIIPFLISLAYFVITIARSNKDKIVKLNTRIAFIRQLLPPLLSISVFSSGLLLLLSVVNHSIIHKYHWLGELVPLPIIEISSIILSVSGVLLLLLSHGLFKRYHNAFELTKKLLLVGMLFIMLKGAEWEISLAIGLVYTLMLPCENLFYRKGSVVGIKYSLGWLLSLSAALFLMIWVLFFSYQDVDYDHSLWFTFSPDSHVSRALRGGAIAIFIVLTFAVRYFSSRTQLKSPQLNTPSLKQAMEIVAQSPSSHGYLALVQDKSILFNEDKDAFLMYARAGHCWVVMGDPIGNQHKFDDLLWQFRELCDAYDGWPVFYQVTQKYLPSFLEQGLGLYKLGEEAIVQLDQFDLPSSRYRSLRQSHAKAQREGLSFAVIEASQVRAILPQLEAISSTWLKAKQGREKGFSVGYFSSAYLCSTPMALVYANGELVAFSNIWASAAQVEFSVDLMRYEPKLSSSNIMDFLFTELLLWGKQQGYQRFNLGMAPMSGLTDRALVPFWTKLAKVVYKKGNKFYNFQGLRRYKDKFNPTWEAKYLICYGGLSLPIVVGSLVTLTSRGATGVFKK encoded by the coding sequence ATGGGGAGACGAGTGCGGGTGTTTATTAGCCTTATAATATTCACTGTCTCATTACTCTTGCTTTATAATTTAGAGCAAGAATATCAATTAAGTGACATTATTAAAGAGGTTAAAGGATTTTCATTTGTTGAGTTGTTATGTGCAGCACTACTCACAGTGGAAAGTTACTCTTTATTAACCTTGTACGATTTTATTGCCGTTCGGAATATCGATAAGGAGATACCTTATCGTAAAATAGTCCCTATTTCTTTTCTGGGTTTTACGTTCTCCAATACTATTGGGTTCTCTCTGTTAACGGGGACGTCGATAAGATATAAGTTTTATTCCGAACTTGGCTTAAGTGGTAATAAAATCACTCAAATAGTCATTTCATGTTCAGTGACATTCTTCCTCGGACTCTTTTTTATTTGTGGTATTGCACTGGTATGCTTTCCCTCTGAACAATTATCAGCCTTACCTTTGCCAACATGGCTATTTTCATTAACGACAGTGCTCGGTATTGGCATGCTGCTCAGTGTATTAGGCTATTTACTGATGAGTGTGCTGCGGAAAAAACCATTTAACTTTCGTGGCTTTGAAATTACGCCACCTCTGTTATCTGTATCTTTAAGACAGTTGTTGGTGTCTTCACTTGATTGGATTGTCGTAGGAACCTTGTTTTATAGCTTACTGCCCGCGGTAGAAAATTTGGGCTATATACAGGTCTTAAGTATTTTCTTTGTTGCGAATGCGCTTGGGGTGCTTGCCCATGTGCCGGGTGGTATTGGGGTGTTCGAGTCCGTCGTGACTGTGGCCTTATCGCAATATTTACCGGTTGAGCAAATCCTCGGCGCCATTATTATCTATCGGATCATTTATTACATTATTCCATTTTTAATCTCTTTGGCATACTTTGTTATTACGATCGCGCGGTCAAATAAAGATAAAATTGTAAAATTAAATACTCGAATTGCATTTATCCGCCAACTGTTACCACCGCTACTGAGTATCAGTGTATTTAGCTCAGGTTTATTATTACTCTTGTCAGTGGTTAACCATTCTATTATTCATAAGTATCACTGGTTGGGCGAGTTAGTACCGCTGCCGATCATCGAAATATCGAGCATCATTTTGAGTGTGAGTGGTGTCTTGCTATTGTTGTTATCCCATGGGTTATTTAAACGCTACCATAATGCCTTTGAATTAACGAAAAAGCTGCTGTTGGTGGGCATGTTATTTATTATGCTTAAGGGCGCGGAATGGGAAATATCACTCGCGATCGGATTAGTTTACACATTGATGTTGCCATGTGAGAATTTGTTTTATCGAAAGGGTTCAGTCGTCGGGATTAAATACTCTTTGGGTTGGCTGTTATCACTTTCTGCCGCCTTATTCTTGATGATTTGGGTATTATTTTTCTCCTATCAAGATGTTGATTATGATCATTCACTCTGGTTTACCTTCTCCCCCGATAGCCATGTATCACGAGCATTGCGAGGAGGAGCGATTGCTATCTTTATCGTGCTTACCTTTGCCGTGCGCTATTTCTCGTCTCGTACTCAGCTTAAATCACCACAACTGAACACGCCTTCATTAAAGCAGGCGATGGAGATTGTCGCGCAGTCGCCGAGCAGTCATGGCTATTTAGCCTTAGTGCAAGATAAATCAATCCTATTTAACGAGGATAAAGACGCCTTTCTTATGTATGCAAGGGCTGGACATTGCTGGGTGGTAATGGGCGATCCAATTGGTAATCAACATAAATTTGATGATTTATTGTGGCAGTTTAGGGAGTTATGCGATGCCTACGATGGTTGGCCGGTGTTTTATCAAGTGACGCAAAAATACCTGCCGAGCTTTTTAGAGCAAGGATTAGGTTTATATAAATTAGGCGAGGAGGCGATTGTTCAGCTCGACCAATTTGACTTACCGTCGAGTCGCTATCGGAGTTTGCGCCAGAGTCATGCCAAGGCGCAGCGTGAAGGCTTGAGTTTTGCTGTGATTGAGGCGAGTCAAGTGAGGGCCATACTGCCGCAATTAGAAGCCATATCATCGACTTGGCTGAAGGCGAAGCAAGGGCGCGAAAAGGGGTTTTCTGTAGGCTATTTCTCTTCCGCCTATCTGTGCTCGACACCTATGGCATTAGTGTATGCAAACGGCGAACTCGTGGCGTTTTCAAATATTTGGGCGAGTGCCGCTCAGGTTGAATTTTCAGTCGATCTGATGCGTTACGAGCCTAAATTATCGAGCAGTAACATCATGGATTTTCTGTTTACTGAGCTATTGCTATGGGGAAAACAGCAAGGCTATCAGAGGTTTAATCTCGGGATGGCGCCTATGTCAGGCTTGACCGACAGAGCGTTGGTGCCATTTTGGACTAAGTTGGCGAAGGTTGTGTATAAGAAGGGCAATAAGTTTTATAACTTTCAGGGGCTTAGAAGATACAAGGATAAATTTAATCCAACGTGGGAGGCCAAGTATTTGATTTGTTATGGCGGATTATCTCTACCAATTGTGGTGGGCAGTTTAGTGACATTAACGAGTCGTGGTGCAACCGGTGTATTTAAAAAGTAG
- the sohB gene encoding protease SohB: MEFLYEYGMFLAKAVTIVVAIVAVIVVVLASTVKHKSDKGELRITNLSEELEELKHGLKEELLSKKQFKAYEKQLKAEEKAKDKAADDTSTGKVFVIDFKGSIDAAEVASLREEISAILAIAEKGDEVVVNVESGGGMVHGYGLASSQLDRLRQADIPLTVCVDKVAASGGYMMACVANKIYAAPFAIVGSIGVVAQLPNFNRLLKKHEIDYEQHTAGNFKRTLTVFGENSDEGRQKFQEELEETHILFKAFVGKYRPELDLVKVATGEHWYGQQAIELGLVDAISTSDDVIMSLAAERTVYKMRYQVRKKLADKIAHGASLSVNAIFNRLIEKNRPM, from the coding sequence TTGGAATTTTTATACGAGTATGGAATGTTTTTGGCGAAAGCCGTCACTATAGTGGTCGCAATCGTTGCGGTTATTGTTGTGGTGTTGGCTTCCACTGTTAAACATAAGTCAGATAAGGGCGAGCTGAGGATCACTAACCTGTCTGAAGAGTTAGAAGAACTGAAGCATGGCTTAAAAGAAGAACTCCTTTCAAAGAAGCAATTCAAAGCCTATGAAAAGCAATTAAAGGCAGAAGAAAAGGCGAAAGACAAAGCTGCTGATGATACTAGCACGGGCAAAGTGTTCGTGATCGATTTCAAGGGCAGTATCGATGCCGCTGAGGTTGCGTCACTGCGTGAAGAAATTAGTGCCATTTTAGCTATCGCGGAAAAAGGCGATGAAGTGGTTGTTAATGTCGAGAGTGGTGGCGGTATGGTGCATGGCTACGGTTTAGCCTCCAGCCAGCTTGACCGTTTACGCCAAGCCGATATTCCGCTAACAGTCTGCGTTGATAAAGTGGCTGCCAGTGGCGGTTATATGATGGCCTGTGTTGCGAATAAAATTTATGCTGCGCCTTTTGCAATTGTTGGTTCAATTGGTGTTGTTGCTCAACTGCCTAACTTTAATCGTTTGCTGAAAAAGCATGAAATTGATTATGAGCAACATACCGCCGGTAATTTTAAACGCACTTTGACAGTGTTTGGTGAAAACTCCGATGAGGGAAGACAGAAGTTTCAAGAAGAACTCGAAGAAACCCACATCTTATTCAAAGCGTTTGTCGGTAAATATCGCCCTGAGTTGGATTTAGTGAAAGTAGCCACGGGCGAGCATTGGTACGGCCAGCAAGCCATTGAATTAGGGTTAGTTGATGCGATTTCGACCAGTGATGATGTAATTATGTCACTTGCCGCAGAGCGCACTGTGTATAAGATGCGTTATCAGGTGAGAAAGAAACTTGCCGATAAAATTGCCCATGGCGCATCTTTATCTGTGAATGCCATTTTTAATCGTCTTATCGAGAAAAACCGTCCAATGTAA
- the scpB gene encoding SMC-Scp complex subunit ScpB — protein MQINPTQLKQLIEASLFVLGKPLSAKMLKDTVLVDFTVSRDKIKAALDELQQDYQDRGVQLVKVAGGYRFQTLEVLSPFLQPLWQEKAPKYSRATLETLAVIAYRQPVTRGDIEQVRGVAISSHIIKSLSDRHWIKVVGHKEVPGRPALYATTLEFLAYFGLDTLADLPPLSDTESLQAVFSSVKLTPEQSEEQNTNE, from the coding sequence ATGCAGATAAATCCGACTCAATTAAAACAGCTTATTGAAGCGAGTTTGTTTGTATTGGGGAAACCCTTGTCGGCGAAAATGTTGAAAGACACGGTATTGGTGGATTTCACGGTTTCCAGAGACAAAATAAAAGCTGCATTGGATGAGCTGCAGCAGGATTATCAAGACCGAGGTGTGCAACTTGTGAAAGTCGCTGGGGGTTATCGCTTCCAGACATTAGAAGTCTTGAGTCCTTTTTTGCAGCCCCTGTGGCAAGAAAAGGCGCCTAAATATTCGCGTGCGACATTAGAAACCTTGGCGGTGATTGCTTATCGTCAACCTGTGACTCGCGGCGATATTGAACAGGTGCGCGGTGTGGCCATTAGTAGTCACATCATAAAAAGTTTGTCAGATAGACATTGGATTAAAGTAGTTGGCCATAAAGAAGTACCGGGGCGACCCGCGTTGTATGCCACTACCTTAGAATTTTTAGCATATTTTGGCTTAGACACCTTAGCGGATTTACCGCCGCTGTCGGATACTGAGTCATTGCAGGCGGTTTTTTCAAGTGTGAAATTAACGCCGGAACAGTCAGAAGAGCAAAATACTAATGAGTGA